A genomic stretch from bacterium includes:
- a CDS encoding nucleoside-diphosphate sugar epimerase/dehydratase, translated as MARYVSRWRWIVWDFIALQGAFAVVFWLRFRLDSSGADSLITPTEYLGPAWWITAGWLAIFIAFGMYREGGFPTRTAELSRVTFAVTFGTLILAIVTFDPARPLTDRTSLVGYWAALMLFVGGFRLLPALTATSNGAVEVGGINRRRMAIFAADALAVASSYYLAFWLRFDGSIPADAVAAFWNTLPLVFLVRLSSFTYFRLYSGVWRYASINDLVSILKAVSVGTTLLVLPFFFFGVPGYPRSVLIIDWFLMVCFLGGSRFALRALREATPRFLRRGRRILIIGAGDAGEMLVREFGKDPSGPMVPVAFLDSDSRKHGSRLHGLPVLGDLDQLDAAIKKYNVAEVLIAIPSATGDQMRRIVAACSQTGVPFRTAPSLREMIEGHASVRQMRAVKVEDILRRAPIDTAPVQVAEWLQGRSVMVTGGAGSIGSELVRRILRFAPREVILVDRAENALHDLLDEVSRLPKRARVEGALVDITDRPRFHRLFGHRPPDVIFHAAAYKQVPLAEEYPDAAVLNNVGGSRFLMDWALERGVETFVNISTDKAVRPCSVMGATKRVAELLALRRASEGLTRFVSVRFGNVLGSDGSVVPLFERQIRSGGPVTVTDPNVIRYFMTAGEAASLVLHAATIGENGQLLALDMGDPVRIYDLARDLILLSGLRPEIDIAIKIIGLRPGEKLSEDLYDPGVVPKPSGHNKIWVIDAIDDAAPDFESLVTELLAVARGGDREKTLQMLLQIVPGYQPVSVYRPLVRQEAPAIESYGPLS; from the coding sequence GAGTATCTGGGTCCGGCCTGGTGGATCACCGCCGGCTGGCTTGCGATCTTCATTGCCTTCGGCATGTACCGCGAAGGTGGATTCCCCACCCGCACCGCCGAACTGAGCCGAGTCACCTTTGCGGTCACCTTTGGCACGCTGATCCTCGCCATCGTCACCTTTGATCCTGCGCGTCCGCTGACCGATCGCACGTCGTTGGTGGGATATTGGGCGGCGTTGATGCTCTTTGTCGGCGGGTTTCGACTGCTGCCGGCTCTGACCGCGACGTCCAATGGCGCCGTGGAGGTGGGGGGGATCAATCGCCGCCGCATGGCGATCTTCGCCGCCGATGCGCTCGCCGTGGCGTCGTCGTACTACCTGGCGTTCTGGCTGCGGTTCGACGGCTCGATTCCCGCGGATGCCGTCGCCGCGTTCTGGAACACGCTGCCGCTGGTCTTCCTGGTGCGGCTCTCGTCGTTCACCTATTTCCGGCTGTATTCCGGGGTCTGGCGTTACGCGTCGATCAATGACCTGGTCTCCATTCTCAAGGCCGTATCGGTGGGCACCACGCTTCTGGTGCTGCCGTTTTTCTTCTTCGGCGTGCCGGGCTATCCGCGATCGGTTCTGATCATCGACTGGTTCCTGATGGTCTGCTTTCTCGGCGGCTCGCGCTTTGCCCTGCGCGCGCTGCGTGAAGCCACGCCCCGCTTTCTCCGCCGCGGACGTCGCATCCTGATCATCGGCGCCGGCGACGCGGGCGAAATGCTGGTGCGTGAGTTCGGCAAGGATCCCAGCGGACCGATGGTCCCCGTCGCCTTCCTCGACAGCGATTCCCGCAAGCATGGCTCGCGTCTGCATGGCCTGCCCGTGCTCGGCGATCTCGACCAGCTCGACGCCGCCATCAAGAAGTACAATGTGGCCGAAGTCCTGATTGCCATTCCCTCGGCAACCGGCGACCAGATGCGACGGATTGTCGCCGCCTGCAGTCAGACCGGCGTGCCCTTCCGCACCGCGCCCTCCTTGCGCGAGATGATCGAGGGCCACGCCAGCGTCCGTCAAATGCGCGCCGTCAAGGTGGAGGACATCCTGCGCCGCGCCCCGATCGACACCGCCCCGGTGCAGGTGGCCGAGTGGCTGCAGGGCCGCTCGGTGATGGTTACCGGCGGCGCCGGGTCGATCGGCTCTGAGCTGGTGCGACGCATCCTCCGCTTCGCGCCGCGGGAAGTGATCCTCGTCGACCGGGCCGAAAACGCCCTCCACGATCTGCTCGATGAAGTCTCGCGTCTGCCCAAACGCGCCCGCGTGGAAGGCGCCCTGGTCGACATCACCGACCGACCGCGCTTCCACCGCCTCTTCGGGCATCGTCCCCCCGACGTCATCTTCCACGCCGCCGCCTACAAGCAGGTGCCGCTGGCCGAGGAGTATCCCGACGCCGCGGTGCTCAACAACGTCGGCGGCTCGCGCTTCCTGATGGATTGGGCGCTTGAGCGCGGGGTGGAGACTTTCGTCAACATCTCAACCGACAAGGCGGTGCGTCCGTGCAGCGTGATGGGCGCGACCAAACGCGTCGCCGAATTGCTGGCGCTGCGCCGCGCCTCCGAAGGGCTGACCCGGTTTGTCTCCGTGCGATTCGGCAATGTGCTCGGCTCCGATGGATCGGTGGTGCCGTTGTTCGAGCGCCAGATTCGTTCCGGCGGACCGGTGACCGTCACCGATCCCAACGTCATCCGCTATTTCATGACCGCCGGCGAGGCGGCATCGCTGGTTTTGCATGCCGCCACCATCGGCGAAAACGGCCAACTGCTGGCGCTGGACATGGGCGATCCGGTGCGCATTTACGACTTGGCCCGCGATCTGATCCTTTTGTCCGGACTGCGTCCCGAAATCGACATCGCCATTAAGATCATCGGACTGCGGCCGGGAGAAAAACTCTCCGAGGATCTCTACGATCCCGGCGTGGTTCCGAAACCTTCCGGACACAACAAGATCTGGGTCATCGATGCGATCGACGATGCCGCCCCGGATTTCGAATCCCTGGTGACCGAACTTCTGGCCGTCGCCCGTGGCGGTGACCGCGAAAAGACACTGCAGATGTTGTTGCAGATCGTGCCGGGGTACCAGCCGGTGTCCGTCTACCGCCCCTTGGTGCGCCAGGAAGCGCCGGCAATCGAAAGTTACGGTCCGTTGTCCTGA
- the serS gene encoding serine--tRNA ligase has product MLDLKFIRDNPDRVREAVLAKNTPAALVDEFLACDARRRAIIAEVEALKHERNVISQQIAAAKKSGQDAAAAMAQGKAISDKAQALDAELREVEEKQRQIQLRIPNIPHATTPIGDESKNQVVRSWGQPPSLGFKPLPHWEIGQKLGIYDGEAGASVSGSGFFVLRGDGARLQRALINFMLDRHIAHGYIEHRLPYLVNSKTMQGTGQLPKLADDMYRIESDDLWLIPTAEVPLTNLEAGAILPPGTLPRRWCAYTPCFRREAGAAGKDTRGMIRVHQFDKVELVKVVEPDTSYDELELLTADAEAILQALEIPYRVKLLASGDISFAAAKCYDLEAYSAGIDAWLEVSSCSNFEDFQARRMDLRVRPAAGGKPYFPHTLNGSALALPRTMIAILENRQTEKGTIRIPEALVPYMGGRTEIG; this is encoded by the coding sequence ATGCTGGATCTTAAGTTCATCCGTGACAATCCCGACCGTGTCCGCGAGGCGGTGCTCGCCAAAAACACGCCGGCCGCTTTGGTCGACGAATTTCTGGCCTGTGACGCCCGCCGGCGCGCCATCATCGCCGAAGTCGAAGCGCTCAAGCATGAACGCAACGTGATTTCGCAGCAGATCGCCGCCGCCAAGAAGTCGGGGCAGGACGCCGCCGCGGCGATGGCCCAGGGCAAAGCCATCTCCGACAAGGCGCAGGCGCTTGATGCCGAGCTGCGCGAGGTCGAGGAAAAGCAGCGCCAGATCCAACTGCGCATCCCGAACATCCCGCATGCCACCACTCCCATCGGCGATGAGTCGAAAAACCAGGTGGTGCGTTCCTGGGGCCAGCCGCCTTCGCTGGGTTTCAAACCCCTGCCGCATTGGGAAATCGGCCAGAAGCTGGGTATCTACGACGGCGAGGCCGGCGCATCGGTCTCCGGGTCCGGATTTTTTGTCCTGCGCGGCGACGGCGCCCGTCTCCAGCGCGCCCTGATCAACTTCATGCTCGACCGCCACATCGCGCACGGCTACATCGAGCACCGCCTGCCGTATCTGGTCAACTCAAAGACCATGCAGGGGACTGGCCAGCTGCCGAAACTGGCCGACGATATGTACCGCATTGAATCCGATGATCTCTGGCTGATTCCGACCGCCGAGGTGCCGTTGACCAATCTGGAAGCGGGCGCCATCCTGCCGCCCGGCACGCTGCCGCGGCGCTGGTGCGCCTACACCCCCTGCTTCCGCCGCGAGGCCGGCGCCGCCGGCAAAGACACCCGCGGCATGATCCGCGTGCACCAGTTCGACAAAGTCGAGCTGGTCAAGGTGGTCGAACCGGATACCTCCTACGACGAGCTGGAGTTGCTGACCGCCGATGCCGAGGCCATCCTGCAGGCGCTGGAAATTCCCTACCGGGTGAAACTCTTGGCCTCCGGCGATATCTCCTTCGCCGCCGCCAAGTGCTATGACCTGGAGGCCTACAGCGCCGGGATCGACGCCTGGCTGGAGGTCTCCTCCTGCTCGAACTTTGAGGACTTTCAGGCGCGGCGCATGGACCTGCGCGTACGTCCCGCCGCCGGCGGCAAACCGTACTTCCCGCACACGCTCAACGGTTCGGCGCTGGCGCTGCCGCGCACGATGATCGCCATCCTCGAAAACCGGCAGACCGAGAAGGGCACGATCCGTATTCCCGAGGCGCTGGTTCCGTACATGGGGGGCAGAACCGAGATCGGATGA
- a CDS encoding HAMP domain-containing sensor histidine kinase → MKRRLWRLIHDRAGYSGLPLAFKGLMILGLAAIAAILIYSTQTMVGKLKASEARLANAYAGHWKRAAETSDPAEIAYLFDQIISRGDFPIVVASPDSQPLYWRSLPAVADDDTSRAARDRVIRLMRRMADEYPPVPIRYEGHLLYNLHYGNIDLVEQVERLPYIGVAVMVLFLLIAYIGFRNIKRAEQRYIWVGMAKETAHQLGTPLMSLMGWLERLDGLYAPDQSTPVDRAKVDETLQYMRNDIVRLNRVAQRFSQIGSEPDRKRQPVEAVVREVVAYFRTRLPHSGRGVSLVEEYQPAPEVPINAELIAWVLENLIKNALDSVDPRTGRVDIAVAPHPEGGVKIAVSDNGHGITPAQARKIFNAGFTTKKRGWGLGLTLARRIVMEYHDGDLYLETSIPNVVTRFVVHLPDAKG, encoded by the coding sequence ATGAAACGCCGTCTGTGGCGACTGATCCATGACCGGGCCGGATATTCCGGCCTCCCGCTGGCGTTCAAGGGTCTGATGATCCTGGGACTGGCGGCGATCGCGGCCATCCTGATCTATAGCACCCAAACCATGGTCGGCAAGCTGAAGGCCTCCGAGGCGCGGCTGGCCAACGCCTACGCCGGGCACTGGAAACGCGCCGCGGAGACCTCCGATCCGGCCGAAATCGCCTACCTGTTCGACCAGATCATCAGCCGCGGTGATTTCCCGATCGTTGTCGCCTCCCCCGACAGCCAGCCGCTCTATTGGCGCAGTCTGCCCGCAGTGGCCGACGATGACACCTCGCGTGCCGCGCGTGACCGTGTCATCCGGCTGATGCGGCGGATGGCCGACGAGTACCCGCCGGTGCCGATCCGCTACGAGGGACATCTGCTTTACAATCTGCACTACGGCAACATCGATCTGGTCGAGCAGGTCGAGCGGTTGCCCTACATCGGCGTGGCCGTGATGGTCCTGTTTCTGCTCATCGCCTACATCGGCTTCCGGAACATCAAGCGCGCCGAGCAGCGTTATATCTGGGTGGGGATGGCCAAAGAAACCGCGCACCAGCTCGGCACCCCGCTCATGTCGCTGATGGGCTGGTTAGAGCGGCTCGACGGCTTGTACGCGCCCGATCAGTCCACTCCGGTCGATCGGGCCAAGGTGGATGAGACGCTGCAGTACATGCGCAATGACATCGTCCGTCTCAACCGCGTCGCCCAGCGCTTCAGCCAGATCGGTTCGGAACCCGATCGCAAGCGGCAGCCGGTGGAGGCGGTGGTGCGCGAGGTTGTGGCTTATTTCCGCACCCGTCTGCCGCACAGCGGGCGCGGTGTGTCTTTGGTCGAAGAGTATCAGCCCGCGCCGGAAGTCCCGATCAATGCTGAATTGATCGCCTGGGTGCTGGAGAATCTGATCAAAAACGCCCTCGATTCGGTTGATCCCCGCACCGGTCGGGTGGACATCGCCGTGGCCCCACACCCCGAAGGCGGAGTTAAAATCGCCGTCAGCGACAACGGTCACGGGATTACTCCGGCGCAGGCGCGCAAGATTTTCAACGCCGGTTTCACCACCAAAAAGCGCGGCTGGGGACTCGGGCTGACGCTCGCCCGTCGCATCGTCATGGAGTACCACGACGGCGACCTGTATCTGGAAACCTCCATCCCCAACGTCGTCACCCGCTTTGTCGTGCACCTGCCGGACGCAAAGGGATAG
- a CDS encoding bifunctional response regulator/alkaline phosphatase family protein, producing the protein MPPAAKQILWVDDEIDLLKPHFLLLQERGYEVTGVHSGDDALDQVRDRRFDLVLLDEQMPGRDGLSTLVELKTLDPNLPVVMVTKSEEDRIMDEAIGKKIDDYLTKPVNPSQVLLVVKKHLERRKIQSEHLAKQYVDDFRRLQEEISRSSHWSQWLDAHHVMSRWDIELDRFPALGLDETHREHKRELNADFGKWMEREYPRWLADLESRDRPPLSIDIVPRWLAPHLREGKKVYFFVIDCMRLDHWINIEPELAESFQIEREHYFSILPSATPFSRNAIFSGLFADEIQRLYPELWQIGDKDEFSRNRLERQLLDQQLARLGIRLPSEAKYIKVLDFAEGDNLARKFSSYKTTPLLSVVYNFIDHVSHGRSEDEILHELAVDEAAFRGLMKTWFVNSSWSKVLRKIARDPNAVCVITTDHGSILGMRGAVAHGRRDTSPSLRYKFGDNLNADPREAVVIPDPKAWRLPRFTMSTSYLLAKEDFFFVYPTNFNEFQRKFANTFQHGGISLAETVLPIVTLRPK; encoded by the coding sequence ATGCCGCCAGCCGCCAAACAAATCCTCTGGGTCGACGACGAGATCGATCTGCTCAAACCCCACTTCCTGCTTTTGCAGGAGCGCGGCTACGAGGTCACCGGCGTCCACTCCGGCGATGATGCGCTCGATCAGGTCCGTGACCGCCGCTTCGATCTGGTGCTGCTCGATGAGCAGATGCCCGGACGCGACGGCCTGAGCACCCTGGTCGAACTCAAGACGCTGGATCCCAACCTCCCGGTGGTCATGGTCACCAAAAGCGAGGAAGACCGGATCATGGACGAGGCGATCGGCAAGAAGATCGACGATTACCTCACCAAACCGGTCAATCCCTCACAGGTCCTCCTGGTGGTGAAAAAACACCTCGAGCGGCGCAAGATTCAGTCGGAGCATCTGGCCAAGCAGTACGTCGACGACTTCCGCCGTCTGCAGGAAGAGATTTCGCGCTCGTCGCATTGGTCGCAGTGGCTCGACGCGCACCATGTCATGTCGCGCTGGGACATCGAGCTCGACCGTTTCCCGGCATTGGGGCTCGATGAGACTCACCGCGAGCACAAGCGCGAACTGAACGCCGATTTCGGCAAGTGGATGGAACGCGAATACCCGCGCTGGCTGGCCGATCTGGAATCCCGCGACCGTCCGCCGCTGTCCATCGACATCGTGCCCCGCTGGCTGGCGCCGCACCTGCGCGAGGGCAAAAAGGTTTACTTCTTCGTCATCGATTGCATGCGGCTGGACCACTGGATCAACATCGAGCCCGAACTGGCCGAATCATTTCAGATCGAGCGCGAACATTACTTTTCCATCCTCCCGTCGGCGACGCCCTTCTCCCGCAACGCGATCTTCTCCGGGCTGTTTGCCGATGAGATTCAGCGGCTCTATCCCGAACTCTGGCAGATTGGCGACAAGGATGAGTTCTCGCGCAACCGGCTCGAGCGCCAACTGCTCGACCAGCAACTGGCCCGGCTCGGCATCCGCCTGCCCAGCGAGGCCAAGTACATCAAGGTCCTCGACTTCGCCGAGGGCGACAACCTGGCGCGCAAGTTTTCCAGTTACAAGACCACGCCGCTTCTGTCCGTGGTCTACAACTTCATCGACCATGTCTCCCACGGCCGCTCCGAGGACGAGATCCTGCATGAGCTGGCCGTCGACGAGGCCGCTTTCCGCGGGCTGATGAAGACCTGGTTTGTCAATTCCTCCTGGTCGAAGGTCCTGCGCAAGATCGCGCGCGATCCGAACGCCGTCTGCGTCATCACCACCGACCACGGCAGCATCCTCGGGATGCGCGGCGCGGTCGCGCATGGCCGCCGCGACACCTCGCCGTCGCTGCGCTACAAATTCGGCGACAATCTGAACGCCGACCCGCGCGAGGCGGTGGTCATCCCCGATCCCAAGGCCTGGCGGCTGCCGCGCTTCACCATGAGCACAAGTTATCTGCTGGCCAAGGAGGACTTCTTCTTCGTCTATCCGACCAATTTCAACGAGTTCCAGCGCAAGTTCGCCAACACCTTCCAGCACGGCGGCATCTCGCTGGCCGAGACCGTCCTGCCGATCGTCACCCTGCGTCCGAAGTGA
- the tsaE gene encoding tRNA (adenosine(37)-N6)-threonylcarbamoyltransferase complex ATPase subunit type 1 TsaE — protein sequence MPAADVRYERYVVCDSVEETERVAATFAARLGPGDFVALSGPLGAGKSVMARAIGRVFGVDAPMPSPTYTLMAVHQGRLPIYHMDLYRLSSIDELEFAGLRAYFDSDGLCLVEWGERARDVWPPSGWQIRLEMGGGDRREIAIVPFG from the coding sequence ATGCCTGCCGCCGATGTCCGTTACGAGCGCTATGTGGTTTGCGACAGCGTCGAAGAGACCGAGCGCGTCGCCGCCACCTTCGCCGCGCGTCTGGGCCCCGGCGATTTCGTCGCCCTCAGCGGTCCGCTGGGCGCCGGCAAATCGGTGATGGCTCGGGCCATCGGACGCGTCTTCGGCGTCGACGCACCGATGCCATCGCCGACGTACACATTGATGGCGGTGCACCAGGGACGTCTGCCCATCTACCACATGGACCTCTACCGGCTCAGCTCCATCGATGAACTCGAATTCGCCGGCTTGCGCGCCTACTTCGACTCCGATGGCCTCTGTCTGGTCGAGTGGGGCGAACGGGCCCGCGACGTCTGGCCGCCGAGCGGCTGGCAGATTCGCCTCGAGATGGGCGGAGGCGATCGCCGCGAGATCGCGATTGTGCCGTTCGGCTGA
- the tsaB gene encoding tRNA (adenosine(37)-N6)-threonylcarbamoyltransferase complex dimerization subunit type 1 TsaB — MRVLAFDTSGPVLTVGIAADGRAVLRRDCPATRGRGNLLEREIEAALSQCDWQRGDVEGLALVTGPGSLTAIRIAWATAAGWAQAQQIPVTGWTVAQAQARRAAPDTHHCWCAVHYRGNVFLLYHLDDPTHTPRPVDLSDGSVAAHPPRVLTGPGVIGYRERWQAYIGPQTVIAADADAFVGGDILALWGEADLRTGHRLSLAQSPLEYGLPPDFRKLHQP; from the coding sequence ATGCGCGTGCTTGCCTTCGATACCTCCGGTCCGGTGCTCACCGTCGGCATTGCCGCCGATGGCCGCGCCGTGCTGCGGCGTGACTGCCCGGCGACCCGCGGCCGGGGCAATCTGCTGGAACGCGAAATCGAGGCGGCGCTGTCGCAATGCGACTGGCAGCGCGGCGATGTCGAGGGGCTCGCGCTGGTCACCGGTCCCGGTTCGCTCACCGCCATTCGCATCGCCTGGGCCACCGCCGCCGGCTGGGCGCAGGCGCAACAAATTCCCGTGACCGGGTGGACGGTGGCGCAAGCGCAAGCGCGCCGCGCCGCCCCCGACACGCACCATTGCTGGTGCGCCGTGCATTATCGCGGCAACGTCTTTCTTCTCTATCATTTGGATGATCCGACTCACACGCCGCGTCCGGTGGACCTTTCCGATGGTTCCGTCGCCGCGCACCCGCCGCGCGTGTTGACCGGCCCCGGCGTAATCGGCTATCGCGAACGCTGGCAGGCCTACATCGGACCGCAAACCGTCATCGCCGCTGATGCCGACGCCTTTGTCGGCGGCGACATCCTCGCGCTCTGGGGCGAGGCGGATCTCCGGACGGGGCATCGCCTGTCGTTGGCGCAGTCGCCGTTGGAATACGGCCTGCCGCCGGATTTCCGGAAATTGCATCAGCCGTGA
- the rimI gene encoding ribosomal protein S18-alanine N-acetyltransferase, translating to MSDAGTIRDMTADDIDAVAALEREIFSDPWPRSAFHEILTVANRINLVLIAPEGHLVGYVLGQVVLDELQVQNIAVAPAARRRGWGALLLRAVEQRAKDRGALCAVLDVRSQNAPALGLYQRFGYRMIGRRKNYYRRPVDDALVLFRRLDRDDKLPAGEEPDHGMVP from the coding sequence GTGAGCGACGCCGGCACAATCCGCGACATGACCGCCGATGACATCGACGCGGTCGCCGCGCTCGAACGTGAGATCTTCAGCGATCCCTGGCCGCGCAGCGCCTTCCACGAAATCCTGACCGTCGCCAACCGCATCAATCTGGTTCTGATCGCGCCCGAGGGACACCTGGTCGGATATGTCCTCGGCCAGGTGGTGCTCGATGAACTGCAGGTGCAGAACATCGCCGTCGCGCCCGCGGCGCGACGGCGCGGGTGGGGCGCGCTGCTTTTGCGTGCGGTCGAACAACGGGCGAAGGACCGCGGCGCGCTCTGCGCAGTGTTGGATGTGCGCTCGCAGAACGCCCCGGCGTTGGGCTTGTATCAACGCTTCGGGTATCGTATGATTGGGCGGCGGAAGAACTACTATCGACGTCCCGTCGATGACGCGCTGGTGTTGTTCCGCCGCCTGGACCGGGACGACAAACTCCCGGCGGGGGAGGAGCCGGATCATGGAATGGTTCCGTAA